ACGCCCGTTTACGTTTACCCGACGCCCGCTTACCCGATTGACCGTTCTACCTCAGGGGAATAGAATGGTGCCGTTTGGAATACGGTGCCTTCTGTTTCCGTGGGCTCAGGGCCCGCGACGGAGTCGCAATGTCCGACGAAGTGCTGACCATCAAGGAAGTCGCCGCGTTGCTCAAGCTCGCGGAGAAGACCGTCTACGCCATGGCCAACGCCGGCGAGATGCCGGCTTTCAAGATCCGCGGGCAGTGGCGCATCAAGCGCGCCGAGCTGGACCAGTGGCTCGACGAGCAGCCGCGAGGCGGGGGAGAAGAGCGCGATGGCGAAGAGTAAGACCGCGGCGACGAAAGAGCCCAAGCGACGCGCCAAGACCGCCAGCAGAAGGAACGGTGCTGCTGAGAGCGGCAACGGCGCGACCCTCGGCTTCGAGCAGACGCTCTGGCAAGCCGCCGACAAGCTGCGCAACAACCTGGACGCGGCCGAGTACAAGCACGTCGTCCTCGGGCTCATCTTCCTCAAGTACATCTCCGACGCCTTCGAGGAGAAGCGCGCGGCCCTGGAGGCCGAGAAGAAATCCGGCGCCGATCCCGAGGATCCGGACGAGTACCGCGCCGACAACATCTTCTGGGTGCCCAAGGAGGCGCGCTGGCCGCACCTGCAGGGCAAGGCCAAGCAGCCGACCATCGGCAAGCTCGTCGACGACGCCATGGTGGCGATCGAGCGCGACAACCCCACGCTCAAGGGCGTGCTGCCCAAGGACTTCGCTCGCCCCGCGCTCGACAAG
This portion of the Verrucomicrobiota bacterium genome encodes:
- a CDS encoding helix-turn-helix domain-containing protein; protein product: MSDEVLTIKEVAALLKLAEKTVYAMANAGEMPAFKIRGQWRIKRAELDQWLDEQPRGGGEERDGEE